The following is a genomic window from Solanum lycopersicum chromosome 6, SLM_r2.1.
GATTAcacttatattaaaaattaatagaacTTTAAATCTTTTCTTCCGTAGAtagaaatataatttgtattcttttcaggattacacttatattataaattaatagaaCTTTAAATCTTTTCTTCCGTAGATAGAAATAATTCAATAGGCGATCATATTCCACAATCATGGTTgttaaagaaaatgattagGAGGAATGTCAAAAAGACAGTAAGAGACttatttgaatataaatattgaatttagaCTAAAGTTAGTGATTTGATAGAAATTGTAATTGAAGCCCTATGCTCCTCCGTTGgttcaaagaaacaaaaagtcaATACACGACCATAGTCCTTATGCTAGAATTTCATGCTTTGTAGAATCATTTTCCAAAGGCCCCAACAATATCATCAATCATCATCTTTGAAAATAATGATGCTTCATCCTTCGTTTTGAAAATTTGTAGATACatgtaacttttttttgttatattagaAGCctgataaagataaaataatattttaaaaatatctatgAATATTCTTGGTTTTTGGGGACATTTTTCATGTGAAATTTCATTTGTATATTGTTTATGTTGGGCATCTAAAAGGGAGGAGTTGAAATTACTTAGTTACCTACAAAATGAATAGGAAAACAATATATTCACAATCTTTTATAGTAAgttctattttttaatattaggaAAATCGtatcaaagaaaaacaatttgatTTTTCCAATAGTAacattatcaattatttttatgataatgatataaaatgaaatcaaaaattcaaattcgtTTGAAGCTAATGCATGTATTAtctacattttaaattttaaaagccTTCTAGATATACAAATATTATGACATCTTTACaagtataaattaaaatttcatatttaataaataacgccacataaattaaaaatagagtACAAAAATATCATTACATATATGACTTTACAAAGCAAAAAAGCAAGATATTTTCCAAGTCGGAAAGTGATTGTTCCTTGAGAGAAAAGGGGAAAACACAATGTGAGTCATTAAGATTCTCTGTCTCCTCAAAACTTTCAACAacacaaacaaaatatttttcatacttttcttgtctttttttcttctatatattATTCAAGTAGACTTTCATTTCTTCCTTGCTAGTACTGACAAAAACTTCACTTATTACTCATCACCTGAAATAGACAAATTTAGTTTTTACTATCAGTATAATGAATAAAGGATGTATATTTACGGCAATTATTATGATCTTAACTATTTATAACCAACACTCTAATATGAAAGGGTTTAATTAGTGATTTAGGAATAATAACCTAAACTCAATAATAATTTCTTAATGTTTTTACAGAAAAATTTAGtgtcatctcttttattttagtgtataatAATTGTAGTTTATAACtatatattcataattcttAGTACCAAACTATTACTATGAAAATGCTTTTTTGAACCTTACTCGATCCAAAGTTTTAGTTCATGATAAATTGTAAAAGAATGTAGGTAGAGAAATACAACAAGTCACTCCTCTAACATGTTCGACATGTCCAAGACaagacatataaaaaattaataccattgaaaactaaataaattagagcaaaacaaaattaattagctAGCTGTGAGAAATCgctcaaaaaatcaaatatttatgaatttgattaaggaaattgaagttattAATTAACtccataaaatataaagaagaagtTGATACCATTAATAGTTCTTTTGCAATGAAGAACAGCTTCATAAATAGATGCATCAGAATCACAAGATCTACGCCAATCTTCTTCAGAATAATTAGCTATACTTGTCCTTGGAGTCAAAGTTGTACCTTCAGAACTTTCCCACTTTTTCATTAACATTGCTCCCTCCACCACCCCTGTACTAGTACCACTTTTGCATccaaaactcattttcttcaaaaaatccaACAATTTCTGAATTATTGAAAAAGATCTCTTATCCGCCTCCATTTTTTCTTGATCAGGTAtacgaaaattgataaaatatctcTTAGATAGAGGAAGTGAAGGATCCATTTCAATGAATGCcgattcttcttcttcttcttcttccatatTGCTATTGAAATTATTAGCTAATATCTTCGGATAATTATCCATCGACAGTCGCTTTGATTTTTTCAACAAGATGAAGGGATCTCAACTCTCAATCTCATCAACTTTTacatggaaaaagtgaagttaTATGGGGTCGCACACGTAGACAATTTTTAACGTGTGATATAAGCAAGTTTGTAACTATTATTATCTACTTAATGAAGATTGTATAATTCCAAATACAGATAGTAAAACCTCCTCAAATCAATAATGTAAatcttattaaattattgaattttaaaattttattatatgtaaaattaaatacaatatatatgaatgtatGTGTGAGAttcattgtaaaaaaaaatttgttaaacATTCATTGTAAAAATAGGTTCACTATACATAATCTTCATTGTTTCTTCATGATTAAATATTATTCATGgtatattactaaaaaaatattcaacgtATGATAGTGATCAGAGGATAAATTTATATGACCAATCAAGgaaatttcttgaaatcatatCAAGAAATAGCTTCTCATTTAAGTGTCATAAAATCAATAACAACGACATATTATTATGTGAGTACAAAAGAGATCATTTCATGTGGACTCAAAAAGATTTACAGTCCTAGTACCATCAAAACTTTTGAATGCAATAAGAGAAGTTAGAAATTtcaactaaatttaaattttaataataaaacaaaatataatagaatcgtattttactaaattttcttagatatatttatattttaaagaattattaatttataatattaatggaattatatattcatataggggtgtttttcaaatatagaatatcttattatcttatcaaaattaataattttttttcattgacCCAAGTCGGAGTCGgaggaaaatattattttagagaaattattaatttattgagaattaatttaatattatttaaaaatatataacattaagaaaataaaaagtcatatatcaattatttcttttcaaaaattcatccTTATTACCCAATTAATGAAATGTTACTTAAGTTAGATGTCTTTTCGAGAAAACATAAAAGGTGTTCTAGAAATGATTTGAGATTATTAAATATCTTCTAAAATTGcgtgaaaataaagaaaaaaactgataatatgaagagaaaaaaaaactgtaTTATTTTGATCGAAAGATTCTAGTCCTTTTgctaacaataatattttaagtcTGGTGGTCTGCTACAGACCAATTCCAAATATTACggaaatttaaaaaacatacctatcaacataaaatattgtgtcacagagttatatatatatatatatatgaaaacatttattatatataatgtatcatataaaataaatatatagtagTATGTAAAATTATACACAAATAGGGGCTAACTTgaataataaactcaaaatatGCAGTAGTGGCGTAAATATTTTCTCACAAGAATATAAAGcgtaataattaattaatattaataaaaagaattaaatgaaAGGAGTAATGAAATAGATAAGCAAACCCCACTTGCACTCATGAACATGCATTATATTACATCTAAAGCTTACTCttaattatactaattaattCTAGTATATTTACAAcaactaaacttcataaacaAGCTATGGCTTTGTTGGAATGGACAATTATAGCCAAGAAATTAAAATGTCTGTTAGTAATAAACATGTTGATGCACTCATGTCCACAATCCCCAAACTAAAATAAAGCCATAGAATAATGAAAATTGTACCACAAGCTTAAAAACTACACATTACAcgcaaatcttttattttataattatcgtgaaaaatagttagttacattattttttttttcaaattataatttttttaaaatttggtgGAATCTgaatacatttcaaaatatcataatacattaCGTTTTAATTTTAGATACATTGTTCAATGTTTCAATATATCGCGTCTCAGTGTTGAATATATCATTCAATGTCCCGCTTCACCGTGTATGTATCGATACATCGAGTATAGTGATGTATCTGACCTATACATTGTGTAAAATGACATATTTGAAACGTTTGAATACATCGCGTACGTCATGATACATTGTATATAATGATGTATTTGCTCGATATATCGCATAAAGTAATGTATCTGACCGatacatttatcacataaatataatgaatgtgaaaacaagaaaatatagaaattttacaattttttcaaatgataaatatttttaaaaatatagtaaaataaattgtgtatttaaatcatttttctcttatttattcGTGACCACAAAACAGAGTCAG
Proteins encoded in this region:
- the LOC101257774 gene encoding probable membrane-associated kinase regulator 6, which produces MDNYPKILANNFNSNMEEEEEEESAFIEMDPSLPLSKRYFINFRIPDQEKMEADKRSFSIIQKLLDFLKKMSFGCKSGTSTGVVEGAMLMKKWESSEGTTLTPRTSIANYSEEDWRRSCDSDASIYEAVLHCKRTINGDE